The Priestia megaterium NBRC 15308 = ATCC 14581 region AAGCAGCATGCCCCCGAGCTACGGATACAGCTGATCCTGAGCTCGATCCGCCGCTAATGAGCTCTGGCTTTAACGCATTGTGCGTTTCGCCATATGGGCTCCGTGTACCGACCAGTCCTGTAGCAAATTGGTCCAAGTTGGTCTTTCCAAGAGGAATAGCACCTGCATCGATAAGGTGTTGAACAACCGTAGCATGTTCAGAAGGGATATACGTATATTCTTTACATCCGGCTGTCGTCGGTACATGTGCTACATCGATATTATCTTTAATGGCGAATGGAATTCCCCACAAAGGCAACGCTTCAGGGCTTAGCGTAGCTAAGCGATCCAGATAAGGTTTTAACTCATCGAGTGTAGGAGGGGTAATCCAAATATTCATGTCTTTGTCAGCTTCTACACGCGTGAAAATTTGATGTACTACATCTTCCGGAGTTAATTCTTTTTTGATATACATATTACGTAACCATTGAACCGAAAATGTTTTAGGCAAGCTCACTGTTTTCATTGTATCCACCGTCCTTAATGAGTAATTGGAGCAAAGGCTTTTATACCGGCAATCAGCTGTCCAGCTTGTACTTCATCGCCGGGTTTTACATGAATAGAACTGATATATCCATCCATAGGTGCTAGCTGCGGAAACTCCATTTTCATGCTTTCTTCGATAATTAACGTATCGCCTTTTTCAACTTTTTGTCCTTCTTCTACAAGAACTTTCCATACGCTTCCCGGCATTGTACAGCGCGCGGCTTCCGTACCTTCGGGCAGTTCTTGTTCCGTAATTTCAGCTGTTTCATGTTCAGAGACGTACTCAGCTAAACCAAGTGCTTTCCAATTTTCTCGTTCTGTTTGAAAAGCACCCTGCTGGGTATGACGAAAAGCAGCTGTGCTTTCTTCAATGGATGAAAGAAAATCTAAATATTCTCCAAGTTTAAACGTTGTCTCCGTAATATCTGCTTCAAATCTCCCACGAAGGAAATCTTCGCGCAGTTTTAAAAGCTCGTCTGCTTCTACTGGGTAAAATTGAATTTGATCAAAGAAACGAAGAAGCCACGGTTTTCCTGTTTCAAAACTTTCCGTTTGACGAAGTCGGTTCCACATTTGAATCGTGCGTCCCACAAATTGATAGCCGCCAGGACCTTCCATTCCGTATACGCACATATACGCACCGCCAATACCAACTGCATTTTCAGGCGTCCATGTACGGGCAGGATTATATTTCGTTGTAACTAAACGGTGACGAGGGTCTAGAGGTGTAGCAACAGGTGCGCCTAAATATACATCTCCAAGCCCCATTACAAGATAATTAGCGTCAAATACAATTCGTTTAACATCTCCAAGGTGGTCCAGCCCGTTTACTCGGCGAATAAACTCTAGGTTGCTTGGACACCATGGTGCATCTGGACGAACGTTTTGCTGATAGCGTTCAATAGCTAATTGAGTTGCAGGATCATCCCATGAAAGTGGAAGTTTTACAATACGAGACGGAACTTCCATTTCTTCAAGAGGAGGAAGCGCACGATCAATAGCTGAAATGTGCTGACAAAGTTCAAGAATAGATATCTTTGTTGCATCAATATGAATTTGAAGAGAACGGATACCAGGCGTTAAATCTAGAACCGGTAAATCCTCACGCTTTTGGATAGCTTCCATTAAAGCATGTACTTGGAAGCGAAGCAGCAGATCAAGCTCCATTTCTCCGTATTCCACAAGTATATTCGCATCGCCTGAGCAGCGGACGGAAAATGGAAAGCGTCTATTTTCCGTTTCGTTAATCAGCAACGGATAATCGCTTTTGAGCGGCTGTGCTACTGGATTTGTAAGTACAGGAAGTGATGCAGATGTTCCGATATGCTGCAAAAAGTCTTCCTGAGTACATTTGAGTTTTTCAGCTTGTTCAAGGTCAATTAATTTAAACGAAATTTTATCTCCGGGATGAAGTTGTCCTATTTTCCAAAACTCTGCTGAAGCGGTGGTAACAGGGCAAACAAAGCCGCCAAGACTCGGACCGTCTGGGCCAAGTAAAATAGGCATATCTCCCGTTAAGTCTAAGGTGCCGATGGCATATGCGTTATCATGAATATTTGATGGATGCAAACCGGCTTCTCCTCCATCTTCACGGGTCCAAAAAGGAGAGGGGCCTATTAACCTCACGCCTGTTCTAGAACTGTTAAAATGAACTTCCCACTTTGTATCTGTTAGCTGCTGTAAATATTCTGGCTGTAAAAACTCTTCTGTACAATGAGGGCCGGGAATTACTCCGATTGACCATTCTTTAGACATGGCTGGCTGATAGGGAAGGGCAAGTTCATTTTCAACGTGTGAGTAGTCAGAGACACGCAGTACATCTCCCGTACGAAGTGCTCTACCGCCGTGCCCTCCGAAGCTTCCTAGTGTAAAAGTAGAAGAGCTGCCTAATATTTTAGGCATATCAAGTCCGCCGCCAATCAGTAAATACGTACGCATTCCTTCGGTTGCTTCACTAAATGAAAGAATTTGTCCCGGCTTTGCTCTAATGGTCTTATACATAGGGATTTCAGCTTCGTCTAATGTAGCATGCATATTAGCACCCGTAATGCAAAAAGATAGATTGTCTCTAAATTTATAAGAGCCGCCTCGGAGAGTCATTTCAATCCCTGGTGCATCCGGGGAGTTTCCGAGAAGTTTATTTCCTATGCGAAAAGCAAAAGGATCCATTGGACCGCACGGAGGAACCCCTACGTTCCAGTGCCCGGTGCGTCCCGGATAATCTTGAACAGTGGACTGAACGCCTCCGTCTAAGACTTCGAGTGCTTGTTCGCTCGGATTATATGAGTTAAGCATTTGAGTATACACGTCGCCTGTTTTGCACGCTTTTTCTTCTAGCAGTCCCTGCAAGTATTGAAGATTAGTAGTAACGCCGTATAATCTTGTTTCTTTTAAAGCAGCGCTCAATTTTAGAAGGGCTTCTTCTCGTGTTTTTCCATGAACGATAATTTTAGCCAGCATAGGATCATAAAGTGATGTTACAGTAATCCCGTCTCGTATCCACGTTTCAACTCGAGCACTTTTAGAGAACATTGCTTGGTCGATTTGCCCGCCGCTGGGACGAAAATCATTTAAGCAATCTTCTGCATAAATACGAGCTTGGATACTGTGACCTGAAGGCACAGGAAGCAAAGAAGGAAGGTTTACTAGCTCATCGCATGCTTCTTTAAGCATCCATTCTACTAAATCAACGTTTAACACTTCTTCTGTAACGCCGTGCTCTACTTGAAGGCGAGTATTTACTTCTAAAAAATAAAATTTCTCCGCTTCGGCGTCATAAAGAAACTCTACCGTTCCTGCGCTTCGATATCCGACTTCTTTAGCTAGTCGCGTAGCTGCTTGCAGCATATTTTCCCGTATATATGAAGGGAAGTTTGGAGCTGGGCTTTCTTCAATTACTTTTTGATTTCTTCGCTGAATAGAGCAGTCGCGTTCTCCTAAAGCCACTACTTCTCCAAAAGAATTCCCGAAGATTTGAACTTCTACATGGCGAGCTTTTTGAATGTATTTCTCTAAAAAAACACCGCTGTTTTTAAAGTTTGTTTGTGCTAAATGGCAAACTGAGTCAAAAGCTGCTTGAAGCGCTTTTTCATCTTGGCAAACACGCATTCCAATTCCGCCGCCGCCAGCCGTACTTTTTAACATAACGGGATAGCCAATCTCTTCAGCAGCACATATAGCTTCTGATACATCTGTAATAAGAGGTGTACCGGGCAGCAAAGGCACATCGGCTTTTTGCGCAATTTCCCGAGCTGAATGTTTTAATCCGAATATTTCCATTTGCTGAGGTGTAGGACCAATAAATACAATTCCTTCAGCCTGACAGCGACGAGCAAATTCCGCGTTTTCGCTTAAAAAACCGTAGCCTGGATGAATAGCTTCCGCGCCTGTTTTCTTTGCAATATCTAGAATAAGGTCTTCGTTCAAATAACTTTCTTTGACCGGGCCGCTGCCAATTAAAATGGCTTCATCTGTTTCATCAACGTGCAGGCTGTCTTGATCAGCTTCTGTATAAACAGCTACAGATTTCACTCCTAAATGTCGTAATGTTCGCTCAATTCTAACGGCAATTGCTCCTCGGTTCGCAATTAATACTTTTGTAAACATAGATGAACACTCCTTTTTATAATGAATCCCAAATAACTAAGCGAATAGGGGTAGGGTTATAATCGTTGCACGGGTTGTTAAGCTGAGGGCAGTTGCTGATCAATACAAGTGTAGGATTGATAGCTTCCATTTCTACATAGTATCCAGGGGCAGATACCCCGTCGTTAAACGTTAATCCGCCGCTTGGGGTCACAGGGACATTCATAAAAAAGTTTACGTTTGGTGCTAAATCTCTTTTGGTGTAGCGGCTATCATATTTTGATAGCTGAAGCATAAATGTATCTCGGCAGTTATGCATCGGAAGCGTGTCATGTGCATAACGTACGGTGTTGCTTTGTGCCGAACAAGCTCCGCCTAAGGTGTCGTGGCGTCCGCACGTGTCAGCAACAATTTTGACTAGTTCTTTGCCAGATTGAGAAAGCAGCACTGTGCCAGTGGATAAATAAATATTTCCTTGATTAGCAATCGTAGATACTGCACTGTAATGATCTTCTAGGTTTTCAGCATCAAAGAATAAAGTATCCGCTGCCTGATTGCCTTCTACATCTATTATTCTAAGAGTTTGGCCTGGTTTAAGTTCGTGCATCCAGCCGTCCCCAGCCAGTACCGTTTCATCATAAATTGCGTTCTCTATTTTTCTGTTGCTTTCCACTCGATTAAATACAGCCATTATAGAAGCCTCCTTCATTTTTAAATCCTTGATAATGTTTTATTTCCAAGCAATAGGTCATAAGACCATGTGTTTTCAAACGCTCGTTTATTTTCAGGTCTAAAATTTAAACAGTAGTCATCTGAGCTTACAGGAGCCGCTTCATCTACGGTTATTTCAATTGGAACAGAAGGATACGTTCCGCTCGGGTCTAAAGGGTTAGGTGTATTAGACAGTAGAAAGAGCAAATTCATTTCTGTTCTAAGCGTAATAAAATCTCCTTTTTTACAATGAGAAGAAACAAAATTCATATTGCCTTCTTCGTCGCAGTATACTTTTGAAAATAAGTTAAGATTAGGGACTAAATCCCGTGGTGTTAAACCGTTACGCAAAAGCTCCATTGAGAAGTTTTCTTCGCCATTCCTTCTCCATTCATTTCGGGATTCTTGATAAGTAGATACACCGTATTTTTGATGAGTTAAGCTGCGCGTAGTGTAGCCTGAAATGGTATCATGCCAGCCGGTGGTATCAGCAGTGATGCTTGCAAATGCTCTGCCGTTGTCACTCATCAGAACATGTCCTTTTGTTAAGTGAGCAGTGTGCTGAGCTTTTAAGGTATCGGGCATGTTGTATCGTTCTGTTAAATCATAAGCGTTGTATAATAGTAGGGATACATTTGCACCGGATTCTTGTGCAGTAAACGTCACTGATTTTCCTCTTCCAATTCGGCCTGACCATTTTCCACCAGCCGGGATTGTTTGCTTCCAGATAGAACTCATAAAATAACCTCCTTAGAATAAAAAAAGGATAAAAGCCTGGGAGAGTAGTCTCCCAGGCTTTTATCCTTCCGTGTTATACAGCGTAGCGCTATATCGCTCTCTCTCGGACCAGTCTTTAACATATGTTAAACGGTGTTAAACGGAACCCTAGACAGCTTTTTTGTTCTTAACGGCTGTAAGAACCTTTATCCATTTGTGGCTTTCGATTAATCGTAGTATAGTATGAGTGAAAATGAGTTGACAAGCAGTTTGTTAGAATACCTGACATAAAAACTGATTTTTCAGTTTATTTTTCAGGGACCGTCACTTTTGAATGATCTCTCTTTACAAAAGGAGCCGACAGTCGAGATTTTACAAATAAATAGAGAAATCCAACAGTAAGCCAGGCGACACCAATCAAAAGAGTATCTTTGTTTAACAGTGTGAGCAGCCATCCGATAAATGCCGCTCCGATCAAAGGGAAGATTAAATAGAGTATTGTTTCAGTAAACGACCGTTTCTTTAACTTAATATAAAAATGGGCAATGACTGATACATTCACAAATGTAAAAGCGGTTAAGGCACCGAAACTGACAAAAGTGACCGCTGTGTTTAAATCAATGAACATTCCCAAAAACGAAAAAGCGGTAACAAGCAAGATATTCACCACGGGCGTTTTAAACGTTGGATGAATATATGAAAATACCTTTTGAGGCAGTACGGATTCACGGCCTAAAGCATATAAAAAGCGAGTAACGCTTGTGACTGAAGAAACTCCTTGAGTAAAGGTTGCAATAATTAATACCGTAATAAATAGACTGCTTAAAAGATTTCCACCCACTAATTTTACAAGGGTGTAGGCTGCATTATCAGGGTTAGTAAACGTGAATCCCGGATAGGCAATCTGTGTAAAATACGAGATAGCGATGTACATAACAGCTGCGATGCAAACAATAAGAAAAATGGCTTTTGGAATTGTCTTTTTCGGTTGAATCGTTTCTTCCGCCATTGTTGTAACTGCATCAAATCCTAAAAAGCAAAAGCAAATGAGCGCAGCTCCAGAAAAAATAGTCGTAAACGGTACATCTGAAGCCAAAAAAGGATGAAGTGAAAAAAGAGTAGAAGAACTAGCTTGACCTGTTGCAATATCTTTGATGATAAATAAACAAAACAAACTTATAAAGAGAATCTGAACTACAACAGAGATGCCACTTATACGAGCTACAGATTTAATACCAACAATATTGACTAAAGCTAAGATAATGTTCATGACGATGACCCATACGTATACAGGAATAGAAGGGAATTCCGTATGCATAAAAATACCAAATGTTAAAATAGCGATAATAGGGGAGAAAATATAGTCTAAAAGAAGTGCCCAGCCTACTAAAAAGCCAAGGCGAGGATGTATAGCTTTTTTCGTATACGTATAAGCAGATCCTGCTATCGGATATGCTTTTACCATTCGGCTGTAGCTATATGCGGTAAAAAAGATAGCTAAAAAAGCGATTAAATAAGCAAGGACCATTTGCCCTCCAGCCGCATCGTAGACTACTCCATAAACTGTAAAGAAAATCATCGGAGTCATCCAGGCAAGACCCAAAAACACAATTTGATACACCTTTAGCGATTTACTTAACGCTGGTTGGTTGTTCATATAAATCCCTTCTTTCCTCTATTTTATAGTAGTAAAAAAGAAAAGCCTGGGAGAATGATGTCATTCTCCCAGGCTTTTATCCCTCCGTGTATACGGAACCATTCCGTACGCTCTCTCTCGGACCAGCCTTTAACATGTGTTAAACGGAACCCTAGATCGCTTTTTTGTCTTCAACAGAGTGAAGACTTTTATAGGTAATGTAAGTAGTTCGAAGTATAAGCAGGATTGTAGGAAGATGCAACTACTGTGTTAGATAGTTTAACAAACTTTTTAAAAAAGTAAACTTTTGTAAAAGGCGAACTATATATAATTTTATTAAAAAGATTATTCGTTTATAGTTGACTTACAGAAAGACCTATAGTATATTTGTAGACAAGAAAAAGCTAAATACGGTTCACTCATATATGTTTGAGAATATGGCTCAGACGTTTCTACCTTATCACCGTAAATGATAGGACTATGAGTAAAAAGTGAATCTAGGTTCCCATTTTTACGTTAGTAGAAAGTTTGGTCCAAGCGATTCACATATTCATTTTTGAAAAGAAGTGGATATGACACCGAAGGGATAAAAGCCCAGGCGGGTAGGTTTTTGCTCATTGTATTTGAGAGACCTGCCTTTGTTTGGGCTTTTTCTTATGTGTCTATTTACAGTATGAGCGAGTGATGGAAGTTTCTTGTTTGTATCTGCATTGCTTTCTGGGGAGAATAGCGATGCAAAGCATGAAATCACTCACTGAAGCTTTATCTGTAAGCCCTCATTTAACCATGGGAAGTACATTCTATCTATTTTCTAGCATTTTTTCTTTGATGAGCAGCGTGGGGACGCTGCTCCTTTTTTTGTTCTTGCTTTTTTCTCTGTAAATAAAGGTCTTTAAAGAGAAGGTGATTTGCGAAATTTGGCGAATTAATGCTTTAAACAATAAATGATAGAGAAGATAAAGCGGTCTATGAAAAATGAAGAAGTTGAAAAATTGAGGAGGGAATTATGTTGCTTCACTTAATTAATGTTCGTTTGCCAATTATGCACGACCACGCTCTTTTTGAAGTGAAAATTTCAAATGGAATGTATACTTCTATCGTTTTACAAAACGGTTATCTTGAAGGTGACGAGTTTTTTCCGCTGCATGCGGCCGTGTTAGGAAAAGAAACGTCACTTGATGCACAGGGGCGTGTGCTATTACCAGGATTTGTAGATATGCATATGCATTTAGACAAAGCTCATTCGCTTCCTCAAGTGCCCAATATATCTGGAACTCTTCAAGAAGCCATTAAAAATTACAGCAGCAGCCTGCCGGCATTTCCAGAAGAAGAAATTAAGCAGCGAATGTTAAAAACTGCATTGCAGGCATTGGCTAACGGTACGACTACGATTCGAACGCATATTGATTTTGACTGCAGCATGGAAGAAGATAGTTTATTTCGAAGTTTACAAGCGGCTGTCGAAGTGAGAGATGAATTAAGCCCGTATATGGACGTGCAGGTTGTTCCGCTATTCTCTAACCTAGACATTGATGATATGCATAAGATGAATAAAATTGAACGAGCATTCGACCTTGAAATTGATGCGATTGGAGGCTGCCCTCATTTAGCTAGAAACCCAGAAAAAGAGATTGATGCTCTATTTTCGCTGGCTCAAGCCTATAATAAACCTCTTGACTTACATGTGGATGAAAGCGATGATCCGTCTGTTGATACAATAATTAATATTGCTCATAGAACAATTGAACTAAATATGGAAGGAAAAGTGGTAGTGGGGCATCTTTGCTCGCTTGCAGGAATGACTGATGCAAAAGTGAAAGAAATCTTAAACCTTTTAAAACAGGCGAAAATTGGAGTTGTCACATTACCTGCTTCTAATTTATATTTACAGGGAAGAGAAGATAAAGGAATTGTAAGACGAGGCGTAACGCGTATTCGCGACATACAAAAAGCAGCGATTCCAATTGCTACTGCATCTGATAACGTGAACGACCCCTTTCATCCGTTTGGAAAAGCAGACTTGCTGCAAGTAGGGTTACTAACTGCCTATGCTGCACATATGGGAAGTCCGGATGATCAGCGGCAGTTGCTCCGAATGATTACAAGTATACCAGCCCGGCTGATTGGAAAAGAAAAGTATGGAGTGGAAGAAGGAAACGAAGCAAACTTTGTTCTATTAAATGTGCAGTCTGTACAGGAAATATGGACTGAACTTCCCGAAACTCGCTTTGTTTTCAACAAGCATCGCTGGCTTAGCGTAAAAGAGACGCATCAGCGGCTCGCTGATACGAACTTGACTAACCTTTGGCAGGAAAATCAAATTTTAATTGGTTAAATAGACATAAAAAGAAGCTGTCACATTAGTGACAGCTTCTTAATCAATTACTTTTGAACGTTAGCAGCTTGTGGTCCACGAGCTCCATCTTCGATTTCAAATGTAACTTCTTGACCTTCTTCAAGTGATTTGAAACCTTCGCCTTGGATAGCTGAGAAGTGTACGAATACGTCGTCTTGTCCTTCTACTTCGATGAATCCAAAACCTTTTTCTGCATTAAACCATTTTACTTTACCTTGTACCATTGTAGTACCTCCTGTGTGGAAAATCCACGAATATATTACTATCTCTGCTCAATTTCAATAAGAATCACTTTAAAGAAAGTCTTTCTATTTGTTAACACCGAACAAGAAATAATATACCTAGTATAACACTTTTTTATAAAAAAGAAACCTTTTTTCATAAAAAAGTACTCTAAGATAAAAATAAGTTGAAAATATGGATATATTTTGAAATGGTAAATGAGCTATCGTTTTGTGGATTTTTAGCAATCACTAAAATCTTTTATCACGTAAAAAAAATGAATAGCGAGGTTGACAAATTGAGTAATGTGTAACTATAATGGTTACAACAAGCTGAGAAGAGTTAGCAGTGCTATAAAAAGCTCAAATTTTTTTGTGTTATATGTAACCGTCATGGTTACAACTAAAATAAAAGGAGAGAATAAAAATGAAAATTGGTGTTATTGGAGCAACAGGAAAAGCAGGTCAATTAATTATGGAAGAAGCAAAACAGAGAGGACATGAAGTAACAGCCGTTGTTCGAAATGCTTCTAAACTAAAAAATCAAACAAACGTAATTGAAAAAGATATTTTTGCCATTACTTCAAAAGATATTGAACAGTTCGATGCTGTGGTAAATGCATTTAATGCACCTCCTGGAAGCGAACAGCTCCACGTTGAGTCTATACAATTACTTATTAAGGTATTTCAAGATGTTCAAACGCGACTCGCAGTAGTGGGCGGAGCGGGAAGTTTATTTGTAGATTCAGAAAAAACAACGCCTTTAATGAGCACAGAAGGTTTTCCAGCAGCTTATTATCCAACGGCTTCAAACATGGGGAAAGGTTTAAAAGAACTTGAAAAGTCGACTATAAATTGGACTTATTTAAGCCCAGCAGCCTTTTTTGATGCAGAAGGTGCTCGCACGGGAGCCTATCAATTAGGAAAAGATCATGTGATCACAAATAGTCAAAATGAAAGCTATATTAGCTATGCTGATTACGCGATTGCTTTAATAGATGAATTAGAGAATGAAAACCATGTGAATGAACGCTTTGCTGTAGTGGGTGAAAAAGCATAAGCTTACGTTTGATTCATATTGAAAAACAGCTTGCATTTGATGTAAGCTGTTTTTTTATGGAACAAAATAGATATAAAGCGATGAAAACCGATATAGATTTTTTATTATTTCTTCGTTTTTCTTTTCAAAAACGATACAATACAACATAGATGATAAAAAGGAGATGAAAAGATGATTCGTTTTGGCGTAATAGGAACAAACTGGATAACAGATCGACTGTTAGAATCAGCTCAGTATGTAGACGACTTTCAGCTTGCAGCTGTTTATTCTCGAACCATTGAAAAAGCAGAAGAATTTGCAGGTAAATATGATATTCCTCATATATTTACTGATTTAGAGGAAATGGCAGCGAGTGCTGAAATTGATGCAGTGTATATTGCTACTCCAAATGCTTATCATGCGGAACAAGCTATCTTATTTTTGAAAAATAACAAGCATGTACTGTGTGAAAAACCGCTCGCAGCCAATGCAGCAGAAGTAACCCGCATGATTCAAACAGCCAAAAATCACAAGGTGTTACTAATGGAAGCGATGAAATCAACCCTTCTTCCTAACTTCAAAGTGATTCAAGAGAACTTACATAAAATTGGTCCAATTCGGAAATACGTTGCATCTTACTGTCAGTATTCTTCTCGTTATGATAAATATAAAGAAGGTATCGTGCTTAATGCCTTTAAGCCTGAGCTTGCCAACGGTTCACTGATGGATTTAGGTGTATATTGTCTTTATCCTCTGATTACGTTGTTTGGAGGGCCTCATAAAATAAAGGCAACGGCGTTTATGCTAGAATCTGGGGTAGATGGAGAAGGGTCAGTTGCTTTCGAGTACGAAGATCGCGACGCGGTTATCATGTATTCTAAAATTACAAATTCGCATTTGCCAAGTGAAATTCAAGGAGAAAAAGGCAGTATGGTTATTGACAAAATACATACCGCTGAAAAGGTAGAAATTCGATACAATGACGGACGGGTAGAAGAGTTAACGGTCGATCAGCCTTATCCTGCTATGTACTATGAAATAAATGAATTCGTAGAGCTGTTAAAGCAAGGAAAGATGGAATCGGACACAAATTCTTATGAGAATTCATATTTAACAATGCACGTGATGGATAAAGTGCGAGAGCAAATCGGTCTTGTATATCCAAATGACAATAAATAACAGAGGCTGGGCAAAAGTAGTTTAGTTGAAGAAAGATCCGAACGAGTTTGATTCTTGATGGAGAATCAAGAATCAAACTCGTTCGGATTTTTTTATTGATAGGGTAAAAGTAGGTTTCATGTATGAAGTTGCTTCTAGCTGTTGCACGGAAATCAACAGCGGTGTCACCCGTCATCCATACTAGATCATTTTCTAATTTGTTCGTCTCTAAATTAGATTGAGATAGTTATGTCTCATTCTCTTTTATTGTGGTTATAAAGAGCATAATTGAGATTCGAAATCTTGCTGCAGCACATTTCAAAAGCAAATATGTTGAAACAAGGGAAGTTTTTTAGTATCTTCTATCTTTATTCATCCCTGCATACATAAGATTAATCAAAGGAAAGAATAAAAAGAGCAGAAAATATTCGATAATCAATCCTAGATTAAAATGATTATAAAAAAGTATTGACTATAATAATAGCTCGTGTATAATAAAGAAT contains the following coding sequences:
- the uca gene encoding urea carboxylase, which gives rise to MFTKVLIANRGAIAVRIERTLRHLGVKSVAVYTEADQDSLHVDETDEAILIGSGPVKESYLNEDLILDIAKKTGAEAIHPGYGFLSENAEFARRCQAEGIVFIGPTPQQMEIFGLKHSAREIAQKADVPLLPGTPLITDVSEAICAAEEIGYPVMLKSTAGGGGIGMRVCQDEKALQAAFDSVCHLAQTNFKNSGVFLEKYIQKARHVEVQIFGNSFGEVVALGERDCSIQRRNQKVIEESPAPNFPSYIRENMLQAATRLAKEVGYRSAGTVEFLYDAEAEKFYFLEVNTRLQVEHGVTEEVLNVDLVEWMLKEACDELVNLPSLLPVPSGHSIQARIYAEDCLNDFRPSGGQIDQAMFSKSARVETWIRDGITVTSLYDPMLAKIIVHGKTREEALLKLSAALKETRLYGVTTNLQYLQGLLEEKACKTGDVYTQMLNSYNPSEQALEVLDGGVQSTVQDYPGRTGHWNVGVPPCGPMDPFAFRIGNKLLGNSPDAPGIEMTLRGGSYKFRDNLSFCITGANMHATLDEAEIPMYKTIRAKPGQILSFSEATEGMRTYLLIGGGLDMPKILGSSSTFTLGSFGGHGGRALRTGDVLRVSDYSHVENELALPYQPAMSKEWSIGVIPGPHCTEEFLQPEYLQQLTDTKWEVHFNSSRTGVRLIGPSPFWTREDGGEAGLHPSNIHDNAYAIGTLDLTGDMPILLGPDGPSLGGFVCPVTTASAEFWKIGQLHPGDKISFKLIDLEQAEKLKCTQEDFLQHIGTSASLPVLTNPVAQPLKSDYPLLINETENRRFPFSVRCSGDANILVEYGEMELDLLLRFQVHALMEAIQKREDLPVLDLTPGIRSLQIHIDATKISILELCQHISAIDRALPPLEEMEVPSRIVKLPLSWDDPATQLAIERYQQNVRPDAPWCPSNLEFIRRVNGLDHLGDVKRIVFDANYLVMGLGDVYLGAPVATPLDPRHRLVTTKYNPARTWTPENAVGIGGAYMCVYGMEGPGGYQFVGRTIQMWNRLRQTESFETGKPWLLRFFDQIQFYPVEADELLKLREDFLRGRFEADITETTFKLGEYLDFLSSIEESTAAFRHTQQGAFQTERENWKALGLAEYVSEHETAEITEQELPEGTEAARCTMPGSVWKVLVEEGQKVEKGDTLIIEESMKMEFPQLAPMDGYISSIHVKPGDEVQAGQLIAGIKAFAPITH
- a CDS encoding urea amidolyase associated protein UAAP2 encodes the protein MAVFNRVESNRKIENAIYDETVLAGDGWMHELKPGQTLRIIDVEGNQAADTLFFDAENLEDHYSAVSTIANQGNIYLSTGTVLLSQSGKELVKIVADTCGRHDTLGGACSAQSNTVRYAHDTLPMHNCRDTFMLQLSKYDSRYTKRDLAPNVNFFMNVPVTPSGGLTFNDGVSAPGYYVEMEAINPTLVLISNCPQLNNPCNDYNPTPIRLVIWDSL
- a CDS encoding urea amidolyase associated protein UAAP1, with the translated sequence MSSIWKQTIPAGGKWSGRIGRGKSVTFTAQESGANVSLLLYNAYDLTERYNMPDTLKAQHTAHLTKGHVLMSDNGRAFASITADTTGWHDTISGYTTRSLTHQKYGVSTYQESRNEWRRNGEENFSMELLRNGLTPRDLVPNLNLFSKVYCDEEGNMNFVSSHCKKGDFITLRTEMNLLFLLSNTPNPLDPSGTYPSVPIEITVDEAAPVSSDDYCLNFRPENKRAFENTWSYDLLLGNKTLSRI
- a CDS encoding APC family permease; its protein translation is MNNQPALSKSLKVYQIVFLGLAWMTPMIFFTVYGVVYDAAGGQMVLAYLIAFLAIFFTAYSYSRMVKAYPIAGSAYTYTKKAIHPRLGFLVGWALLLDYIFSPIIAILTFGIFMHTEFPSIPVYVWVIVMNIILALVNIVGIKSVARISGISVVVQILFISLFCLFIIKDIATGQASSSTLFSLHPFLASDVPFTTIFSGAALICFCFLGFDAVTTMAEETIQPKKTIPKAIFLIVCIAAVMYIAISYFTQIAYPGFTFTNPDNAAYTLVKLVGGNLLSSLFITVLIIATFTQGVSSVTSVTRFLYALGRESVLPQKVFSYIHPTFKTPVVNILLVTAFSFLGMFIDLNTAVTFVSFGALTAFTFVNVSVIAHFYIKLKKRSFTETILYLIFPLIGAAFIGWLLTLLNKDTLLIGVAWLTVGFLYLFVKSRLSAPFVKRDHSKVTVPEK
- a CDS encoding amidohydrolase family protein; its protein translation is MLLHLINVRLPIMHDHALFEVKISNGMYTSIVLQNGYLEGDEFFPLHAAVLGKETSLDAQGRVLLPGFVDMHMHLDKAHSLPQVPNISGTLQEAIKNYSSSLPAFPEEEIKQRMLKTALQALANGTTTIRTHIDFDCSMEEDSLFRSLQAAVEVRDELSPYMDVQVVPLFSNLDIDDMHKMNKIERAFDLEIDAIGGCPHLARNPEKEIDALFSLAQAYNKPLDLHVDESDDPSVDTIINIAHRTIELNMEGKVVVGHLCSLAGMTDAKVKEILNLLKQAKIGVVTLPASNLYLQGREDKGIVRRGVTRIRDIQKAAIPIATASDNVNDPFHPFGKADLLQVGLLTAYAAHMGSPDDQRQLLRMITSIPARLIGKEKYGVEEGNEANFVLLNVQSVQEIWTELPETRFVFNKHRWLSVKETHQRLADTNLTNLWQENQILIG
- a CDS encoding cold-shock protein; the protein is MVQGKVKWFNAEKGFGFIEVEGQDDVFVHFSAIQGEGFKSLEEGQEVTFEIEDGARGPQAANVQK
- a CDS encoding NAD(P)-dependent oxidoreductase, coding for MKIGVIGATGKAGQLIMEEAKQRGHEVTAVVRNASKLKNQTNVIEKDIFAITSKDIEQFDAVVNAFNAPPGSEQLHVESIQLLIKVFQDVQTRLAVVGGAGSLFVDSEKTTPLMSTEGFPAAYYPTASNMGKGLKELEKSTINWTYLSPAAFFDAEGARTGAYQLGKDHVITNSQNESYISYADYAIALIDELENENHVNERFAVVGEKA